Sequence from the Leptospira johnsonii genome:
AAAGTTTTGGAGTGAACTTAAGTATTCTAGAAGAATCCAGGCAAATGGCTTTGGAATTAAACAGAGGAACTGTCGGAAAGAATGTAATGTATTTCGAAACAGGACAAGGAAGCGGATTGTCAGCAGGCGCTCATTTTGGTGTGGACCAACAAACCTTAGAGACAAGAGCGTATGCAGTCGCAAAAAAATTCGATCCATTACTTGTGAACACTGTAGTAGGTTTTATCGGGCCGGAATATCTATATAACGGAAAACAAATATTGAGAGCAGGCTTAGAAGATCATTTTTGCGGAAAACTTTTAGGTCTTCCTATGGGAGTAGATGTATGTTATACAAATCATGCAGATGCGGACCAAGACGATATGGATACATTGCTCACATTGCTTGGAGCAGCGGGATGTAATTATATTATGGGAGTCCCGGGAGCGGATGACGTGATGTTGTCCTACCAAAGTACTTCTTTTCATGATGCGTTGTATTTGCGTCAGATCTTCGGTTTAAGACCTGCTCCTGAATTTGAGAACTGGCTTTTGGAAAAAGGATTATTCGAATCCACAAAACAATTCCTACCCAAGGAAAATCCGGGCAAAATTCTACTCGAAGAAATATTAGAGGATAAGGCCGGATGAATTCTAAAGAATTTTGGAAAAGTTTAACTTCTGCTAGGATCGGTATAGGAAGATCCGGAGGTTCTATCCCTACTTCTGAACTTCTAAAATTCAGATTGGACCATGCAAGAGCGAGAGACGCAGTATTAGAAGAACCCGACTTTGATACACTGAATATAGGCCTTGAAAAAATTTTCCAACCATTAGGGATCGAGATTCTCGGAATAGAAAGTTTAGCAAAGAGCAGAGAAGAATATTTACTGAGACCGGATTTGGGCCGTAGGATCTCGGAACCTTCCCGATCTCGATTAGAATCTAAAAAAGGAAAATATGATATTGTATTGATTGGAGTAGATGGGCTTTCCGCAAAAGCAATTGATTCGAATTTGGTCCCATTCTTACAAGTTTTAGTGCCGATCTTATCCGAACAAAATTATAAAATTGCACCATTCGTTCTAGGAAAATTAGGAAGAGTTGCGATTGGAGACGAGATCGGAGAAATATTAGGGGCCAAGGCGGTTGTGCTATTAATAGGAGAAAGGCCGGGACTTTCTTCTGCGGATAGTTTGGGAATGTATCTGACCTTTGACCCTAAGTTAGGCAAAACAGATGAGAGTCGAAATTGTATTTCGAATATACGACCGGACGGCTTAGATTTTCATAAGGCCTCCTTAAAAACGGCTTATTTACTTTCCGAATCTCTCAAACGGGGTATATCCGGAGTGGATCTGAAGGACGAAATGACTCCTGATTTCTTGGAATCTAATTCCAAAGGAAGTATCTCAAACCGTTCTTAGCTTACTTCAGGTCGTTTTATTGCAAACGAATCGAGTCCATAAAAGATTTCTGATCTTTGGGGAAATTTAATAAAACCTGTGAATATTACAAATTCGACTTGAATCCGTATCCTCAAAGGAATAGATTTTATACAAAGAACTGTATCAGAGAAGAGCCCAGATTTTTCTCGATATGCGAAAAGGGAAAAAAGATGTATAAGAATAATATAGAATTCATCATTAACTCAACTAACAAAGATGAGCCGATGTACGGCATTCTGGCTTTGGTTAGTGATACTCTGGAATCTATGAAAGCGGATATTACTTCCCAAAGAGTCGACGAAGAACAAAAGAAAGCGTTTCGTTCCGCTATGAAAGATATGATCTCTGGTTTGATCAAACTGAACGGGATCGTAGAAGGTATGGGGCAGAGGGTTAGGTAAAAAGCCTGGCTTCAATCCTTTCCCAAAAACAACCTGATCCCTTTAGCAATCGTCTGCAAGGTTCTTGCCATCAAACCTTCTAATTTGGTCTGAAGGAATAATTCCATAATTAATTTTCGGAGAGCCAGATCGAACGGAAGATTAAAATCATTCCAGTCCACTCCGAATCGGAAAGGATAAGATTCTGATTCCTCTTCTTCTCCTATACCCGTATGCAATAATGTCCCTTCAAAGTCTGTATGATGTTCGTCTATATGACGGAATTCTAATGTAAGGTGCACCTGTTTTTTGAACAAAGGTAGTGGAATAATTTCCAGTCCGGCTAATTCTCCCCAAGTGATCCCACTTAATGTGAGATAACCTCTGTCCCCGCCTTTTAGTGTTCCTGTTCTGAGTAAACCTTCTCTTCCGAGCCTGCAAGAACCCA
This genomic interval carries:
- the eutC gene encoding ethanolamine ammonia-lyase subunit EutC; amino-acid sequence: MNSKEFWKSLTSARIGIGRSGGSIPTSELLKFRLDHARARDAVLEEPDFDTLNIGLEKIFQPLGIEILGIESLAKSREEYLLRPDLGRRISEPSRSRLESKKGKYDIVLIGVDGLSAKAIDSNLVPFLQVLVPILSEQNYKIAPFVLGKLGRVAIGDEIGEILGAKAVVLLIGERPGLSSADSLGMYLTFDPKLGKTDESRNCISNIRPDGLDFHKASLKTAYLLSESLKRGISGVDLKDEMTPDFLESNSKGSISNRS